The genomic DNA GCGTGCGCCACCGGTCCACGCTGGCCAATGCGTACCGCCGTGAGTTCAACGAGTCTCCCACCGACACCATCATGCGTTCGGCTGCCTGACAGGGGCGGGCGCTTTCGCCGATTCCGCAGGCACCCCCAGCCATAGCCTGTCGTACCCCAGGAAGGTGCCGATCTGCAAGCCGCGCGATGGCCGCGCGAGCGGAGCGAGGCGCGGATAGCGGGAAGTGAGCGCGGCCAGGAGGCCGCCCAGTTGCCGGCGCGCCAGTCCGACGCCCACGCAGCCGTGGGGGCCGGCGCCGAACGTGAGGGTCCGCGCGTGGCGACCGAGGTCCACTTCGTCCGGGTGCTCGAACGCACGGGGGTCGCGGTTGGCTGCCGCCACCATCACCACCACGGGTTCGCCCGCGCGCAGGGGGACGTCTCCCAGGGTGAGGTCATGCGCGGCGTATCGCTGCAAGGCCTGCGCGGCGGGCGCCAGCCTGCCCAGTTCGGCGACGGTGCGGGGAATGCGCGAGGGCTCCTGCGCCATCTGCGTCCACAGGCCGGGGCGCTGGGTGGCCAGCGCCAGCGTATTGCCCAGGCTCAGCATCGAAGTGGTGTAGGCCGCCACGAAAAGCAGGCACAGGTTGCTGGCGCAGCTCGCGTGTTCGGTGCCGTCCGACAGCGCGTGCGTGGCGAGGGCGTGGGGGTCGATGTCCAGGTAGTGCAGCGTCGCCGGGGCTTGCCTGGCCATCAGCGTGGCCAGCGCCTGGATCGCCACGCGGCTGGCTTGCAGCAGCGCCAGCATGGAGGTGGGAGGTAGCGGTGTGCCGCTGATCAGCCTGAGCACCGGCGCCGTCAGGGCAACCAGGCGCGGCGCGTGCTCGGGGGCCAGCCCCATCAGGACGCAAGCCATCCGGGCGGGCAGGTGATGGGCCAGGGACGCGCCTGCGTCGAATGCCGAGGCCGGCAGGGCCGCCACGCAGGTGGCGATGTCCTGGTCCATGAAGGCATGCAGGCGATCCATGCGCTGGGTCTTGAAGAGCGGCGCGAAGTGGCGCCGCAGCGCCGCGTGCGCGTCGCCGTCACGCAGCAGCATGGTGGCCAGGATGGGGGCATAGACCGCGGCCTCCTCGGCGGGCAGTGGCGGCTGGGCGACATAGGCGGGGTCGGACAGCACGGCGCAACCCTGTTCGAAGGACGACACCACCCAGCTGCCATTGGCGTCGCGAAAGAGGGGCCGGTCACGCGTCAGGGCCTTGTAAAGCCGCAGCACGCCATCACGTTCGCGCGCGATCAGGTCGTCCTGGAACAGCGGCGTCAGAATGGCGGCGTCGTCCCGGCGTGGCACGGCCTGGCCGGGCGCAGGTCCCGCAGGCGCGGCCTCGTGTTCGGCAAGCAGCAGGCCGGCGCTCATCGCGCCGCCTGCAGGACGCCCCAGCCGCGCAGCGTGGACACGATGCCCTTGGCATAGCGGTCGCGGTGCACGGGGGTCTGCGAATGATAGGAGCCCACGGCATCCCAGGTGTTGCCGTATCGGTCCATCATGCGGCGCAGGTACCACGCCGCGATGAAGATGCTCTCGCAGGGCTTCATCAGCGTCTCGGCCGAGATGTCGTAGGCACCCAGTTCGCGCAGGTGGATGGAGTTGATCTGCATGATGCCGTAATCGGTCGTGCCATTGTTGTTCCGGTTGATGGCCTTGGGGTTGTGGCGCGACTCCTGCCACGCGATGGCGCGCAGGACCAGCGGATTGACCTGGTGGAACTCCGAGGCGGCGTCAAAGCACTGCTCCAGCTGCGCCTTGCTCCACGCGGCGCCGGGAACCAGGCAGGCCAGTGTCAGGGGCAAGGCGGCGATCCAGGCTTGGCGTGGGAAACGGGGCGTCTTCATGGCGTGACCGGTATCGGGATGATGGAAGCGATGGTAGGGATGGCGGGCCGTGCGCACGCGCACGGGCACGAAGGCATTTGCATGGGGGCGAAATTGCGGCGGGCTCGCCGGCCACACGCGAGGCAGGTTTCGTTTCGCGCAACGCGGGTTCGCCCGCCGGCCCGCGCGTTGCGCGCCGCCTCTTACGATGTGCCCATGTTCCTGCCACCACTGATCATCGAATCCGACAAGGTCGTCGCGCGGCCGCCCACCGAGGCGGACAGCGCGGCGCTCTTTCGCAATCTTTTCGCGGACGAGGACGTGATGCGCTGGCTGGCGTTCCCCCGGCATCGCGACGAGGCGGAAACCCTGGCGGCCATCCAGCGCTACCGCCGGAACTGGCATCTGGGAACGGGCTTCGCCTGGGTGGTGCAGGGCAAGGACAACGGCGACATCAGCGGCGTCATCGAGGTGCAGCCCTACATGCCGCGCGTGGAGATCGGCGTCATCAGCGCCAGCAGTCCGGCGGTGCGTCGCCGCAGCGCCGGACTGCACGTGCTGCGCAAGCTGGTGGACTGGATCGCCGATCACCCCGACGTGCATCGCGTGCACGCCTTCTGCGCGCCGGAAGGGCGGGCAGCCAGCGCCATGGAGCGCCTGGGTTTCCGGCTGGAAGCGCGGCTGGAGAACTGGGAGATCCGCCCCAACGGCGGTGAGGGCCCGCGCGTGGGAGACAGCCTGCTCTATGCGATGACGCGGCGCGAGGGGGCGCCGCGCGCCTAGGTCAGTCCGCCGCGCGCCGGGTGGCGGGCGTCTCCAGGCCGTTCGCGCCCAGCATCCTGTCGATCGCGGCGCGGGCCCGGGCCAGGCGGCTGGTGACGGTGCCGATGGGCAATTGCAGCCGCTGCGCGGCCTCCTTGTAGCCGAAGCCTTCCATGGCGACCAGCCGCAGCACCGCGCGCTGCTGCTCGGGCAGGCGCTCCAGCATCTCCACCGTCTGCCGATACTGCAACTCCGTGTCCGGGCCATGGTCGCATGGCGCAGCCAGTGCGTCGTCCCACGGCGCATGCTCGCCGCCGTGGGTCTGGCGCGCCCGCAACTCGTTCATCCACAGCGAATACATGATGGCGTAGAGCCAGCTGCGCGCGGACGAACCTGGCCGCAACTGATGTCCGCATTCCAGCGCACGCACGCAGGTGCGCTGGACCAGGTCCTCGGCGTCGTGAGGATGGCCTGTCATCCGCAGCGCGAAACGCGACAGGGCGGGGAGCGTCTCCGGCAGCAGGTCATAGATGCTTTCGGCTGTTTCCCAAGGTTCGACGCGGATGTCCTGGGTGCCGGCGCGCATCAGGCCGGCAGCGGCCGGGCTGCCGCCGGCCGTGGCGCCGGCATGCGCGCGTCGACGCGCCAGCGGGGTGGGTTGGCAGGTCTTGCGCATGGCTATCGCCTCCCTTGCGGCGGTGGGAGAAACGATCACGGGCAAGCGGGCAGCGACCAGCTTTCCGGCCGGTCCACCCCGTGCCGGGCGTTGGCGCCCTGGGGCACGTACCACACGTCCTGCTCCAGCCCGTAGGTCTTGCCGATCCCGCGCATGGCGCATTCCTTCCACAGCTTGGCGATCTCCGCGTTCACGGCGCTGGCCAGCGCTTCGCTGTCCTTGTTCATGCCGAAGACCACCTGCCCCATGCCGGTCAGCAAGGGGAACTTCGGATCGTTGTCCTCGAACGCGTTGAACTTGAGCTTCCAGTCCGGATTGCGCGACAGGGCGTACTGCATGACGGGCGGGTCGCCGATGACCGCGTCGATGCGGCCTGCCAGCAGGTCGCGCACGGCGGCGTCCGAGGTGTCGTAGAGCGACAGCGTCAGGCCGTCGAGCTTGCGCAGTTCAGGAATGAACGAGAACCCGGTGATCGTGCCGACCTTCTTGTTCTCCAGGTCCTTCAGGCGGGTCCAGTTGGTCTTCTCGGTCTGCGTGATGCCGTTCTTGAAGTACTGGATGGGGTCGCTCAGCGTCATGATCTTCGCGCGCTGCGCCGTCCACCCCATGGTGCCCGCCATGATGTCCACGCGTCCCGATTGCACCGAGGCGATCGTGCCCGACCACTCCATGAGCGCGGGCTTGATCTTCAGGTTCAGCGCGCGCGCAACGCGTTCCAGCACTTCGCCGTCGTAGCCGGTCATGCGGCCGTCCTGCCATCCGGTGCCCGGCATGTCGCCCGAGAACGCGACGGTGAGCACGCCCGGCTCGACGGTCTTGAGCGGCTGCGCCGTCGCGGGCGTGGTGACGGAGAGGAAGGCGCAAGCCGCGACCGCGCCCGCCAGCAGATAGGTACGCATGATATGACCCCTTGTTTGTTGTTGCGTGGAATGTGCGGCGATCTTATGTGGGCGAGGCGTGGCCGGATAGCAGAAAAGCGCGGAGAAATGGCACCGTTGCGACATCGAGGGAAATCCCTTGTCTCCTTTGCTGGCGCGGCTTTGCGGGGAACGCCAGCATGGTGCGCGATGCCCCGTCGGCGCGCGTGCCGGCATCGCCTGCGACACCAATTCGGTGCGGGCATGTCGACACGGTGACGGCAACGCGGGGTGCGCGGGATTAAGTAGGGCGGCGGGATTTGCGCGTGGACACGGGCGTGCCTTGCTCCGCATGGAGCGAGTCCAGCAGCGCGCGCATGGCCTGGCGCAGGAAGCGCCGGTTCTCGGGATGGAGTTGCAGGTAGCGCTCGTGATCGCGCGCGTCGAACAGCCATTCCGCGGGTTGGGCGGGTTGCTCCGCCGTCAACTCGTCGCGCAGGGTTGGCGTGTTGTGGCGTGGCATGGGATACCCAGCCGCCGTGGCGGTGGCTTCCATGGCCCCCTGGCCGTTCTCCAGCCATGCGGGGCTGACCGCAAGCGCCTGCGCCAGCCGCAGCAGCGCACGGCTGGAATTGCGCAGATCGCTTTCGTAATTGCCGATCGCGCTTTGCGATACCTTGCTCGCCAGCGCCAGTTCGCGCTGGGTCATGCCGCGCAGGTGTCGCGCGTGACGGAGCCGTTCGCCAAAGGTTTTCACGTCCGTGATTGAATCGGAGCTTCCAATCACTTTGGTGTTCGGTAGAATCACGTTCGTGATGATCGGGTGGGCGCGGTGCGCGGCAGACCGGTAATCCAG from Orrella dioscoreae includes the following:
- a CDS encoding cytochrome P450 gives rise to the protein MSAGLLLAEHEAAPAGPAPGQAVPRRDDAAILTPLFQDDLIARERDGVLRLYKALTRDRPLFRDANGSWVVSSFEQGCAVLSDPAYVAQPPLPAEEAAVYAPILATMLLRDGDAHAALRRHFAPLFKTQRMDRLHAFMDQDIATCVAALPASAFDAGASLAHHLPARMACVLMGLAPEHAPRLVALTAPVLRLISGTPLPPTSMLALLQASRVAIQALATLMARQAPATLHYLDIDPHALATHALSDGTEHASCASNLCLLFVAAYTTSMLSLGNTLALATQRPGLWTQMAQEPSRIPRTVAELGRLAPAAQALQRYAAHDLTLGDVPLRAGEPVVVMVAAANRDPRAFEHPDEVDLGRHARTLTFGAGPHGCVGVGLARRQLGGLLAALTSRYPRLAPLARPSRGLQIGTFLGYDRLWLGVPAESAKAPAPVRQPNA
- a CDS encoding lytic transglycosylase domain-containing protein: MKTPRFPRQAWIAALPLTLACLVPGAAWSKAQLEQCFDAASEFHQVNPLVLRAIAWQESRHNPKAINRNNNGTTDYGIMQINSIHLRELGAYDISAETLMKPCESIFIAAWYLRRMMDRYGNTWDAVGSYHSQTPVHRDRYAKGIVSTLRGWGVLQAAR
- a CDS encoding substrate-binding periplasmic protein, yielding MRTYLLAGAVAACAFLSVTTPATAQPLKTVEPGVLTVAFSGDMPGTGWQDGRMTGYDGEVLERVARALNLKIKPALMEWSGTIASVQSGRVDIMAGTMGWTAQRAKIMTLSDPIQYFKNGITQTEKTNWTRLKDLENKKVGTITGFSFIPELRKLDGLTLSLYDTSDAAVRDLLAGRIDAVIGDPPVMQYALSRNPDWKLKFNAFEDNDPKFPLLTGMGQVVFGMNKDSEALASAVNAEIAKLWKECAMRGIGKTYGLEQDVWYVPQGANARHGVDRPESWSLPACP
- a CDS encoding RNA polymerase sigma factor → MRKTCQPTPLARRRAHAGATAGGSPAAAGLMRAGTQDIRVEPWETAESIYDLLPETLPALSRFALRMTGHPHDAEDLVQRTCVRALECGHQLRPGSSARSWLYAIMYSLWMNELRARQTHGGEHAPWDDALAAPCDHGPDTELQYRQTVEMLERLPEQQRAVLRLVAMEGFGYKEAAQRLQLPIGTVTSRLARARAAIDRMLGANGLETPATRRAAD
- a CDS encoding GNAT family N-acetyltransferase, giving the protein MFLPPLIIESDKVVARPPTEADSAALFRNLFADEDVMRWLAFPRHRDEAETLAAIQRYRRNWHLGTGFAWVVQGKDNGDISGVIEVQPYMPRVEIGVISASSPAVRRRSAGLHVLRKLVDWIADHPDVHRVHAFCAPEGRAASAMERLGFRLEARLENWEIRPNGGEGPRVGDSLLYAMTRREGAPRA
- a CDS encoding helix-turn-helix domain-containing protein, whose translation is METQAILLTSTKRFFASSCAPPHLDYRSAAHRAHPIITNVILPNTKVIGSSDSITDVKTFGERLRHARHLRGMTQRELALASKVSQSAIGNYESDLRNSSRALLRLAQALAVSPAWLENGQGAMEATATAAGYPMPRHNTPTLRDELTAEQPAQPAEWLFDARDHERYLQLHPENRRFLRQAMRALLDSLHAEQGTPVSTRKSRRPT